The following coding sequences are from one Nonlabens arenilitoris window:
- the mdh gene encoding malate dehydrogenase, which translates to MKVTVVGAGAVGASCAEYIAIKDFASEVVILDIKEGFAEGKAMDLMQTASLNGFDTKITGSTSDYSKTAGSDIAVITSGIPRKPGMTREELIGINAGIVKSVAASLVEHSPNVILIVVSNPMDTMTYLAHKVTGLPKNRIIGMGGALDSARFKYRLAEALEAPISDVDGMVIGGHSDKGMVPLTRLATRNSVPASEFLSEERLNQVLEDTKVGGATLTKLLGTSAWYAPGAAVSGLVQAIACDQKKIFPCSVMLDGEYGLSDLCIGVPVVLGRNGIEKIVEINLSDAEKAKLQESAEGVKATNGLI; encoded by the coding sequence ATGAAAGTAACCGTAGTAGGGGCAGGCGCAGTAGGCGCAAGTTGTGCAGAGTATATCGCGATTAAAGACTTTGCAAGTGAAGTAGTCATCTTAGATATTAAAGAGGGATTTGCAGAAGGTAAAGCCATGGATTTAATGCAAACGGCTTCTTTAAACGGTTTTGATACTAAAATTACTGGTTCTACTAGTGATTATTCTAAAACAGCTGGTAGCGATATCGCAGTAATCACTTCAGGTATACCGCGCAAGCCTGGAATGACTCGTGAAGAATTAATAGGTATTAACGCTGGTATTGTTAAGTCTGTAGCGGCTAGCTTAGTAGAGCATTCTCCTAACGTCATTCTAATCGTGGTTTCTAATCCTATGGATACCATGACATATCTAGCTCACAAGGTAACTGGTTTACCTAAAAATAGAATTATAGGTATGGGTGGTGCTTTAGATAGTGCACGTTTTAAATATCGTCTAGCAGAAGCTCTTGAGGCTCCTATATCAGATGTTGACGGTATGGTAATCGGTGGTCATAGCGATAAAGGAATGGTGCCATTAACACGTCTTGCTACACGTAACTCAGTGCCTGCGAGTGAATTTTTAAGTGAAGAGCGTCTTAATCAAGTGTTAGAAGATACTAAAGTAGGTGGTGCGACATTAACAAAATTATTAGGAACTAGTGCATGGTATGCGCCAGGTGCTGCCGTGTCTGGATTAGTTCAAGCAATCGCTTGTGATCAGAAAAAAATCTTCCCGTGTAGTGTAATGCTAGATGGAGAATATGGTCTTTCTGACCTTTGTATAGGTGTGCCAGTCGTTTTAGGTCGCAACGGTATTGAAAAAATTGTCGAAATCAATTTAAGTGACGCAGAAAAAGCAAAGCTTCAAGAAAGCGCAGAAGGTGTAAAGGCAACTAACGGTCTTATCTAG
- a CDS encoding DUF7218 family protein has translation MDSIKNRDQYEALRDQGYSKEKAARIANTKNAGKKGGKASNYESRTKDELYQKAKEIGIDGRSNMNKQELINALRNN, from the coding sequence ATGGATTCAATTAAAAATAGAGATCAATATGAGGCTTTGCGCGATCAAGGATATTCTAAAGAAAAAGCCGCTCGCATAGCTAATACTAAAAACGCTGGCAAAAAGGGTGGAAAAGCTAGTAACTATGAGTCTAGAACAAAAGATGAACTCTACCAAAAAGCTAAAGAAATAGGGATAGATGGTAGGTCAAATATGAATAAACAAGAACTTATAAACGCCTTGCGTAATAACTAA
- a CDS encoding 7-carboxy-7-deazaguanine synthase QueE: protein MLEKSISQAVEKGEMLPLMEEFYTIQGEGSHTGKAAYFIRVGGCDVGCHWCDVKESWDPEKHPPTAVDAIVANAAKYSKTIVVTGGEPLTWDMGPLTTGLKNEGMQVHIETSGAYPLSGTWDWICLSPKKMKMPLPEVYEAAHELKVIVFNRHDFAFAKAEAEKVSSNCKLYLQPEWSVREKMIPMITEFVMDNPEWHVSLQTHKYLNIP from the coding sequence ATGTTAGAAAAATCAATTTCTCAGGCGGTTGAAAAAGGTGAAATGCTTCCATTAATGGAAGAATTTTATACAATTCAAGGTGAAGGTAGTCATACAGGAAAAGCAGCTTATTTTATAAGGGTAGGAGGTTGTGATGTAGGTTGTCACTGGTGTGATGTGAAGGAAAGCTGGGATCCAGAAAAACATCCGCCTACGGCGGTTGATGCGATAGTTGCAAATGCTGCAAAGTATAGTAAAACCATTGTTGTTACAGGTGGAGAACCTTTAACATGGGATATGGGTCCTTTAACTACAGGGCTTAAAAATGAGGGAATGCAGGTTCATATTGAAACTAGCGGTGCATATCCACTTTCTGGTACATGGGACTGGATTTGTCTATCTCCTAAAAAAATGAAAATGCCACTGCCGGAAGTCTATGAGGCTGCGCACGAGCTTAAGGTAATTGTATTTAATAGACATGATTTCGCTTTCGCGAAAGCGGAAGCCGAAAAAGTTTCATCAAACTGTAAATTGTATTTACAACCAGAATGGTCTGTACGTGAAAAAATGATTCCTATGATTACAGAGTTTGTAATGGATAATCCAGAATGGCACGTTTCACTTCAGACGCATAAGTATTTAAATATACCTTAA
- the secDF gene encoding protein translocase subunit SecDF encodes MQNKGLIRVFAIVFALVSIYQLTYTFITNKVEGDADAYANSIVNSEDQNAAALRDEATKSYLDSIASKDVWGGYTTYADAKEQELQKGLDLKGGINVILQISVKDLLIGMADGSKDPDFRTALERADERVKDGQADYFDYFIEEFNAIDGAKLGSPDIFSNQEMDGVIDFNMSNSEIEPKLRVKLKEYMVSAFEVLRKRIDKFGVTQPNIQRLGDSGRILIELPGAKDIKRVEDILTSTAQLEFWHVYKASEVSQFVIEADTYWAEKLAAKNQESQPADSKEADAVADAAQDAADEAVDAVGDILGNDATTDVEGEDAEFNYDQNPILSRMLAPGNGTGPVIATFKASDKDLIVSYLNDAQVRSKLPAELRNVKFAWGLPVLNDELGYEITDLYAIRSNREGEAPLGGAVITDARQDFELSGQVVVSMSMNSEGAKIWEDMTTEAYQNGSQIAVVLDDTVYSAPGITNGPITGGSSQISGNFTVAEAEDLANVLRAGKLPAGAEIIQKAVVGPSLGKEAINSGLWSFGIALLLVLVWMVFYYGRAGLYADIALVVNILFIFGALASLKAVLTLPGIAGIVLTIGISVDANVLIFERIREELAKGKSQADSIKDGFNNALSSILDANITTFLTALILFIFGTGPIQGFATTLMIGILTSLFTAIFITRLFIDGYGKNGKSLAFSTPLTKNWFRNVNIDFLKKRKVAYMISLAFVLISAISLFTKSLNFGIDFSGGRTYTIRFEQPVNATEVTKMLSAEDVFGSAEAKTYGSDNQLKISTKYGIDGVDAEVTKEIEDKLFTNLKQYMPADMDMATFVDVSKDDKQYGIMSNFQVGPTIADDILTGSLYAIFGSLIVVFLYILIRFRKWQFSLGAVIAVFHDVLIVLGIFSLTYDLLPFNMEIDQAFIAAILTVIGYSLNDTVVVFDRIREFINERTNWEFARTVNAAISSTISRTLNTSLTTLIVLLAIFTFGGESIQGFMLALIIGVLVGTYSSVFIATPIMFDTMEKSNGKLLPKEPKPAKEEL; translated from the coding sequence ATGCAAAATAAAGGACTGATCAGAGTTTTTGCGATCGTTTTTGCACTGGTAAGTATTTACCAATTAACCTATACTTTTATTACAAATAAAGTAGAAGGAGATGCAGATGCTTATGCAAATTCAATTGTAAATTCAGAAGATCAAAATGCGGCCGCATTAAGAGATGAGGCAACAAAATCGTACTTAGATTCTATCGCATCTAAAGACGTGTGGGGTGGATATACTACTTATGCAGATGCAAAAGAACAAGAACTTCAAAAAGGACTAGATCTTAAAGGAGGAATCAATGTAATCCTTCAAATTTCTGTAAAGGATTTATTAATAGGTATGGCAGATGGATCAAAAGATCCTGATTTCCGTACGGCCTTAGAACGTGCAGATGAGCGTGTTAAAGATGGTCAGGCAGACTATTTTGATTATTTTATAGAAGAGTTTAATGCTATAGATGGTGCAAAATTAGGTTCTCCAGATATATTTTCTAATCAAGAAATGGACGGAGTAATAGATTTTAATATGTCTAATTCTGAAATTGAGCCTAAATTAAGAGTTAAGCTTAAGGAATATATGGTTAGTGCTTTTGAAGTACTAAGAAAACGTATTGATAAATTTGGTGTTACTCAACCTAATATCCAACGTTTAGGTGATTCTGGACGTATTTTAATTGAATTGCCAGGTGCAAAAGATATTAAGCGTGTAGAAGATATTTTAACCAGTACGGCTCAATTAGAATTCTGGCACGTCTATAAAGCTTCAGAGGTTTCACAATTTGTGATTGAAGCAGATACTTACTGGGCAGAAAAACTTGCTGCTAAAAATCAAGAATCTCAACCAGCTGATTCTAAGGAAGCTGACGCTGTTGCAGACGCTGCTCAAGATGCTGCAGATGAGGCTGTAGACGCAGTAGGTGATATATTAGGAAATGACGCAACGACAGATGTTGAAGGTGAAGATGCAGAGTTTAATTATGACCAAAATCCAATCTTATCTAGAATGCTTGCGCCAGGTAATGGTACAGGTCCAGTTATCGCAACTTTTAAAGCATCTGATAAGGATTTAATAGTAAGTTATTTAAATGATGCTCAAGTACGTTCTAAATTACCTGCAGAGTTGCGCAATGTTAAATTTGCATGGGGCTTACCAGTATTGAATGATGAGTTAGGATATGAAATCACTGATTTATATGCTATACGTTCTAATCGTGAAGGTGAAGCACCTTTAGGTGGAGCAGTGATTACTGATGCACGTCAAGATTTTGAATTAAGTGGTCAGGTAGTGGTAAGTATGTCAATGAATTCTGAAGGAGCAAAGATCTGGGAGGATATGACTACTGAGGCTTATCAAAATGGATCTCAAATAGCAGTAGTGTTAGATGATACGGTTTACAGTGCACCAGGAATTACTAATGGACCTATTACAGGTGGAAGCAGTCAGATTTCCGGAAACTTTACAGTTGCTGAAGCTGAGGATCTTGCAAACGTATTACGTGCTGGTAAATTACCTGCAGGAGCTGAGATTATTCAAAAAGCGGTAGTTGGACCATCATTAGGTAAAGAAGCAATAAACAGTGGTCTTTGGTCATTCGGTATTGCATTATTACTTGTATTAGTATGGATGGTGTTTTATTATGGTAGAGCTGGTCTATACGCAGACATTGCCTTAGTGGTAAACATTTTATTCATATTTGGTGCTTTAGCATCATTAAAAGCAGTATTAACATTACCTGGTATTGCAGGTATTGTATTAACAATAGGTATTTCGGTAGATGCAAACGTTCTTATTTTTGAACGTATTAGGGAAGAATTAGCAAAAGGTAAGTCTCAAGCAGACAGTATTAAAGATGGATTTAATAATGCATTAAGCTCTATTCTTGATGCAAACATTACAACCTTCCTTACGGCATTGATTCTTTTCATTTTTGGTACAGGTCCAATTCAAGGATTTGCAACAACTTTAATGATCGGTATCCTTACTTCATTATTTACGGCAATTTTCATCACTAGATTATTTATTGATGGTTATGGTAAAAATGGTAAGTCTCTTGCGTTCTCAACACCACTTACTAAAAACTGGTTCAGAAATGTGAACATTGATTTCTTAAAGAAGAGAAAAGTGGCATACATGATATCTCTTGCTTTTGTTTTGATTAGTGCTATTTCATTATTTACAAAGAGTTTGAACTTTGGTATTGACTTCTCTGGTGGTCGTACGTATACAATACGTTTTGAGCAACCAGTTAACGCTACTGAGGTGACTAAAATGTTGTCTGCCGAAGATGTTTTCGGAAGTGCAGAGGCTAAAACTTATGGTTCTGATAATCAATTGAAAATTAGTACTAAGTATGGTATTGATGGTGTCGATGCTGAGGTAACTAAAGAGATCGAAGACAAATTATTTACAAATCTTAAGCAATACATGCCAGCCGATATGGATATGGCTACGTTTGTAGATGTAAGTAAAGATGACAAGCAATATGGTATTATGTCTAACTTCCAGGTTGGGCCTACTATTGCAGATGATATCTTAACAGGATCACTATATGCTATTTTTGGATCTCTAATTGTAGTATTCCTTTATATCTTAATTCGTTTCCGTAAATGGCAATTCTCTTTAGGAGCGGTTATAGCGGTATTCCATGATGTATTAATAGTATTAGGTATATTCTCTTTAACTTATGATTTATTACCATTTAATATGGAGATTGATCAAGCCTTTATTGCGGCTATACTAACGGTAATTGGTTACTCACTGAATGATACTGTAGTTGTATTTGATAGAATTCGCGAATTTATTAACGAGAGAACAAACTGGGAATTTGCACGTACGGTAAATGCAGCAATAAGCAGTACTATCTCTAGAACATTGAATACATCGTTAACAACATTAATTGTACTTCTTGCAATTTTCACATTTGGTGGTGAATCTATACAAGGATTTATGTTAGCATTAATTATAGGTGTTTTAGTAGGTACCTATTCCTCTGTATTTATTGCAACTCCTATCATGTTTGATACAATGGAGAAATCAAATGGTAAATTACTTCCTAAAGAGCCTAAACCGGCTAAGGAAGAATTATAA
- the gyrB gene encoding DNA topoisomerase (ATP-hydrolyzing) subunit B encodes MSEENDKSGYGADQIQALEGMEHVRMRPSMYIGDVGVRGLHHLVYEVVDNSIDEALAGHCNNITVAINENNSITVTDDGRGIPVGIHKKEGVSALQVVMTKIGAGGKFDKDSYKVSGGLHGVGVSCVNALSDHLKATVYRDGKIWEQEYERGKAMYPVKAIGDTDKRGTDVTFLPDRSIFTQTTQFSYETLANRLRELAFLNKGIKIILTDKRHKDEEGNFVTDVFQSEEGLKEFIRFLDDTRQPIIADVISMEGEKNGIPVEVAMIYNDSYAENLHSYVNNINTHEGGTHLAGFRRGLTSTLKKYADASGLLDKLKFDIAGDDFREGLTAIISVKVQEPQFEGQTKTKLGNREVTSAVSQAVSQMLEAYLEENPNDAKTIVQKVILAAQARHAARKAREMVQRKTVMSGGGLPGKLSDCSETDPTLCEVFLVEGDSAGGTAKQGRDREFQAIMPLRGKILNVEKAMTHKVFENEEIRNIYTALGVTIGTEEDSKALNMEKLRYHKVVIMCDADIDGSHIATLILTFFFRYMREMIEKGYIYIATPPLYLVKKGAKKRYAWSDKERDEIADSFGGGVNIQRYKGLGEMNADQLWDTTMNPEFRTLRQVTIDSLPEADRIFSMLMGDEVPPRREFIEKNAIYANIDA; translated from the coding sequence ATGAGCGAAGAAAACGATAAAAGTGGATATGGTGCTGATCAGATTCAGGCACTAGAAGGTATGGAGCACGTACGTATGCGTCCATCGATGTATATCGGTGATGTAGGAGTGCGTGGATTGCACCATCTAGTGTATGAGGTTGTAGATAATTCTATTGATGAAGCGCTTGCCGGTCATTGTAATAACATTACAGTGGCAATTAATGAAAATAATAGTATTACCGTTACTGATGATGGTCGTGGTATTCCGGTAGGAATACATAAGAAAGAAGGTGTTTCAGCCCTACAGGTTGTAATGACTAAGATCGGTGCTGGTGGGAAATTTGATAAAGATTCTTATAAAGTATCTGGTGGATTACACGGTGTAGGTGTTTCTTGTGTTAATGCACTTTCTGATCATTTAAAAGCAACTGTTTACCGCGATGGGAAAATATGGGAGCAAGAGTATGAGCGTGGTAAAGCTATGTATCCTGTTAAAGCAATAGGTGATACTGATAAAAGAGGTACAGATGTAACCTTCTTACCAGATAGAAGCATTTTTACACAAACTACTCAGTTCAGCTATGAGACTTTAGCAAATCGTTTAAGAGAACTAGCTTTCCTTAATAAAGGAATTAAGATCATCCTTACAGATAAACGTCATAAGGATGAGGAAGGGAATTTTGTGACTGATGTTTTTCAATCTGAAGAAGGATTGAAAGAATTTATACGTTTCTTAGATGATACTCGTCAACCTATCATTGCAGATGTTATCTCAATGGAAGGTGAGAAAAACGGTATTCCTGTTGAGGTAGCAATGATTTATAATGATAGTTATGCAGAGAACCTTCATTCTTACGTAAATAATATCAATACACATGAAGGAGGAACTCACCTAGCAGGTTTCCGACGTGGATTAACTTCTACATTAAAGAAATATGCAGATGCATCTGGTCTTCTTGATAAATTAAAATTTGATATTGCTGGTGATGATTTCCGTGAAGGTTTAACAGCTATTATCTCAGTAAAAGTTCAAGAACCGCAATTTGAAGGTCAAACTAAAACTAAATTAGGTAACCGTGAGGTTACTAGTGCAGTATCTCAGGCAGTATCTCAAATGCTTGAAGCGTACTTAGAAGAGAATCCTAATGATGCCAAAACAATTGTCCAAAAGGTTATTCTAGCCGCACAGGCACGTCATGCAGCACGTAAAGCCCGTGAAATGGTACAGCGCAAGACCGTTATGAGCGGTGGTGGATTACCAGGTAAATTATCTGACTGTTCTGAGACAGACCCTACATTATGTGAGGTGTTTCTTGTTGAGGGAGATTCTGCAGGTGGAACGGCTAAACAAGGTCGTGACCGTGAATTCCAAGCAATAATGCCGTTGCGTGGTAAAATTCTAAATGTAGAAAAGGCCATGACTCATAAGGTTTTTGAAAATGAAGAAATTAGAAATATTTATACTGCGTTAGGTGTTACCATAGGAACTGAAGAGGATTCAAAAGCTCTTAATATGGAGAAGCTTAGATATCATAAAGTAGTCATCATGTGTGATGCAGATATTGATGGTTCTCACATTGCTACTTTGATTTTGACGTTCTTCTTCCGTTATATGCGTGAGATGATTGAAAAAGGTTATATATACATCGCAACGCCGCCTTTATATCTTGTAAAAAAAGGTGCAAAAAAGCGCTATGCGTGGTCTGATAAAGAGCGTGATGAAATAGCAGATAGTTTTGGCGGTGGAGTAAATATCCAGCGTTATAAAGGTTTAGGAGAGATGAATGCTGATCAATTATGGGATACCACAATGAATCCAGAGTTCAGAACCTTAAGACAGGTGACGATCGACAGTCTTCCAGAAGCAGATCGTATTTTTTCTATGTTAATGGGTGATGAAGTGCCGCCGCGTAGAGAATTTATTGAAAAGAATGCTATTTATGCAAATATCGACGCATAA
- a CDS encoding alpha/beta fold hydrolase translates to MKQFLQKAIPKLYGFYFNVISLFSKKKAAQLALEVFSTPRRGRILEHQAPFLNTARQQRITSEDCLYMLYHWKGNGPTVLLNHGWESNAFRWKYLFDDLKRLDLNIIAVDGPAHGNSSGKLFTAIKYSKVIKSTIELYEPEIIISHSVGAMATIYNEYHHPSPSLKKLILLGGPNSLETIMQDYQRLLSFNNRVYNGLNATLKEKFGYEIEKFNAADFAVNIEANTLLLHAQQDAIVPCSASKAIAGRMKNAIYIETQTGGHSLHTEENTKHILDFLSKA, encoded by the coding sequence ATGAAACAATTTTTACAAAAAGCCATACCTAAACTGTATGGCTTTTATTTTAACGTCATAAGCCTATTCTCAAAGAAAAAGGCAGCACAACTAGCTCTAGAAGTTTTCAGTACTCCACGTAGAGGTCGTATTCTAGAACATCAAGCTCCATTTTTAAACACGGCACGTCAACAGCGCATCACGTCTGAAGATTGTCTCTATATGCTTTATCATTGGAAAGGTAATGGTCCTACTGTCTTATTAAACCATGGATGGGAATCAAACGCTTTTAGATGGAAATATCTATTTGATGATTTAAAGAGATTAGATTTAAACATTATTGCTGTAGATGGACCTGCTCATGGTAATTCTAGCGGCAAATTATTTACCGCTATTAAGTACTCAAAGGTTATCAAATCAACCATTGAATTGTATGAACCAGAAATAATCATTTCTCATAGTGTAGGCGCGATGGCTACCATTTATAATGAATATCACCATCCTTCTCCTAGCCTCAAAAAATTAATTCTATTAGGTGGTCCTAATTCTCTAGAGACGATCATGCAAGACTATCAAAGGTTACTCAGTTTCAATAACCGTGTTTATAATGGGTTAAACGCAACGCTAAAAGAGAAATTTGGTTATGAAATAGAGAAATTTAACGCGGCAGATTTTGCTGTAAATATAGAGGCTAACACTTTGTTATTACATGCTCAACAAGACGCAATAGTACCATGCTCAGCGAGTAAAGCTATTGCAGGACGCATGAAAAATGCTATCTATATTGAGACACAAACAGGTGGTCATAGTTTGCATACCGAAGAAAACACTAAGCACATTCTCGATTTCTTATCAAAAGCTTAA
- a CDS encoding helicase HerA-like domain-containing protein translates to MSDKDSLHKIITEGYNPKGDSIIMGAAMLNGETLTGAHVKIPLKTMNRHGLIAGATGTGKTKTLQIIAEQLSQKGIPSLLMDIKGDLSGIAATSDGHPKIDERHEKIGLEYTAHNSPVEIMTISEQAGIRMRATVSEFGPVLLSRILDVTETQAGIISVVFKYCDDNKLPLLDLDDLKKVLQYATGAGKEEFQAEYGRISTSSTGAILRKIIELEQQGADQFFGERSFEVKDLVRRDREGRGYVNVIRLTDIQDRPKLFSTFMLSLLAEIYSTFPEQGDADQPELIMFIDEAHLIFDQASGALLDQIESIVKLIRSKGIGLYFVTQNPTDIPEGVLSQLGLKIQHALRAFTAKDRKAIKLTAQNYPETEFYDTAEVLTSLGIGEALISALDEKGRPSPLAAALLRAPASRMDVLTDRELSDLIADSELTDKYNEEINRESAEEILQEKIEKANEDEIKEKAKAEKAKANKSTSRRSSTRQNPIIKVLTSASFIRGVMGILGKALK, encoded by the coding sequence ATGTCAGATAAAGATTCTTTACATAAAATAATTACTGAAGGTTATAACCCTAAAGGCGACTCTATCATTATGGGCGCTGCAATGCTTAATGGGGAAACCTTAACTGGTGCACATGTAAAAATCCCACTTAAAACCATGAATAGACATGGTCTTATTGCTGGTGCTACTGGAACAGGAAAAACTAAAACACTGCAAATCATAGCTGAACAGCTTTCTCAAAAAGGAATTCCATCATTATTAATGGATATTAAAGGTGATTTATCTGGAATAGCAGCCACTAGTGATGGACATCCCAAGATTGATGAACGTCATGAAAAGATAGGCCTAGAATATACTGCACATAATTCACCGGTTGAAATCATGACTATTTCTGAGCAAGCTGGTATAAGAATGAGAGCAACCGTTAGTGAGTTCGGGCCAGTTTTGCTTTCGCGAATATTAGATGTAACTGAAACCCAAGCAGGAATAATATCTGTGGTTTTTAAATATTGTGATGACAATAAATTACCACTTCTAGATTTAGATGATTTAAAAAAGGTATTACAGTATGCTACAGGAGCAGGAAAAGAAGAATTTCAAGCAGAATATGGACGTATATCGACCTCTTCAACTGGAGCGATTTTAAGAAAAATTATTGAACTAGAACAACAAGGCGCAGATCAATTCTTTGGAGAACGCAGTTTTGAAGTAAAAGATCTAGTACGTAGAGACAGAGAAGGTCGTGGTTATGTAAATGTAATACGTCTTACAGATATACAAGATAGACCTAAATTATTTTCTACGTTTATGTTGAGCTTACTGGCCGAGATTTACAGCACATTCCCTGAGCAAGGCGATGCAGATCAACCAGAACTGATTATGTTTATTGATGAAGCGCATTTGATTTTTGATCAAGCGAGCGGTGCATTATTAGATCAAATAGAAAGTATTGTAAAGTTAATACGATCAAAAGGTATAGGACTATATTTTGTAACTCAAAATCCTACAGATATACCTGAAGGTGTTTTGAGTCAGTTAGGTCTTAAAATTCAACATGCATTACGTGCATTTACAGCCAAGGACCGTAAAGCTATCAAACTGACTGCTCAAAACTATCCTGAAACAGAATTTTATGATACTGCCGAAGTATTAACTTCTTTAGGAATTGGAGAAGCTTTAATATCTGCTCTAGATGAAAAAGGAAGACCTAGTCCACTTGCGGCAGCTCTTTTAAGAGCACCAGCGAGTAGAATGGATGTATTAACCGACAGAGAGTTAAGCGACCTCATCGCAGACTCTGAACTGACTGACAAGTACAATGAAGAAATCAATCGTGAAAGCGCAGAGGAAATTCTTCAAGAGAAAATAGAAAAAGCAAACGAAGACGAAATAAAAGAGAAAGCCAAAGCAGAAAAAGCTAAAGCTAATAAAAGCACATCCAGACGCTCCAGCACTAGACAAAATCCTATAATTAAAGTTCTTACCAGCGCTAGTTTTATAAGAGGAGTCATGGGGATTCTAGGAAAAGCTCTCAAGTAA
- a CDS encoding DUF2911 domain-containing protein gives MKYFIFIFSLFIATSAVQAQEIAFSKIDKSPLDVVIHRDNNNQAIARVIYSRPAKRDRKIFGELVKYGEVWRTGANEATEIDFFYDVTINGNLVKAGAYSIYTIPGEEEWTFILNSQTNQWGTKHDPSKDILKVTMDSMPSPQTIEEFSISFVEDPDGLILFMGWDNTLVNLPIQVAQL, from the coding sequence ATGAAATACTTCATTTTTATATTTTCCTTATTTATAGCAACTAGCGCTGTTCAAGCTCAAGAAATAGCTTTCTCTAAAATAGATAAAAGCCCACTAGACGTAGTCATTCATAGAGATAACAATAATCAAGCAATCGCTCGTGTAATTTATAGCAGACCTGCTAAAAGAGATCGCAAGATTTTTGGCGAATTAGTTAAATATGGGGAAGTATGGCGTACTGGCGCAAATGAAGCTACAGAAATAGACTTTTTTTACGACGTTACTATTAATGGAAATTTAGTGAAAGCTGGCGCATATTCAATCTACACCATACCTGGAGAAGAAGAATGGACCTTTATTCTTAATTCACAAACTAATCAATGGGGAACAAAACACGACCCTTCTAAAGATATTCTTAAAGTAACGATGGATAGCATGCCATCTCCACAAACTATTGAAGAATTCTCTATTAGTTTTGTTGAAGATCCAGACGGATTAATTTTATTTATGGGATGGGACAACACACTTGTAAACTTACCTATTCAGGTAGCCCAACTTTAA